The Glycine soja cultivar W05 chromosome 15, ASM419377v2, whole genome shotgun sequence region ACACTATTATAAAAATGGAGTTGGTTCCTCCTTTTCCAGAGAAATTCAAGGTGTTGCAACTTTGAGACCTGAGACTATGTATGGTCAAACCAATGCTTGGGTATTGCCTGATGGAAAGTTGGAGCTTTTGAAATCTATGAAACTGATGTGTTTGTTCTTGCTCACAGAGCAGCTGTTAACCTTGATTACCAGAACCATTCGCGGGTTCCGGAGAGACCCTCTTGCTTGCTTGAGCTCACTGATTGGACTTCCATTGAAGTCTCCTCTTTCCTTTAATGAGGTAATTTATGCGCTTCCTATGTTGTCTATTAAAATGGCATTTCTAGTGATGGCATTGCATGATTTGAAGGCGAAACCCGCGCTCAGGGAGATGAGGATGAATGGGTGTTTCCGTTTGAGATTGTGCCTATCATTGAGGTTCCGCGGTTTGGGAATAAGTGCGTCAAGACGGTTTGTTTGCAGATGAAAATCAAAAAGCCAGAATTAATTGATAAGGAAAAGCTTGCAGAAGCCAAGAAGCAAACGTACTTGAAAGGTTTCACTGAAGGAACCATGATTGTTGGAGAATTTGCTGGGAGGAAAGTTCAGGAAGCTAAACCCTTCTCACTGTTTTTATGTGTATTAGTGTTGTGTTGTATATCTCAGAATTTGTAAAGATTGGCTCCCACTTCCTTCCTGCTTAATACTATTATGTTAGAGGTATATATATTGGCATATGATTAGATGATGGTAGGTAGATACAATTTGCAATaataatgaatcaaaatgaaGCTCATTATTTTGTGGTGTTTTTATATGTAAATgcatattattgaaaaatatattacttatgTTCCTGTATTGACAAATTTATTAGCATGAGCCTGTATTCTAATGAGACACGACATGGATTTGAGCACGCTTTAAGCTGGTTGAACTGGTGGGCTTGCTCGCGATCCTTTGGTCTTGGGATGAGCAGTTCCTGGTTGAGTCTTTATCGGATTCCACCATTTACATGGCTTATTACACTGTTGCGCACCCATTTGCAGAATGGTGGCATGTATGGATCAAGCGAGGCTGCCACCACCTAACCTCAACAACTGACTGATGATGTTTGGGATTATGTTTTCTGTGGTGGACCATATCCCAATTCAACCGACATTTCATCGTCCCTTTTAGACAGAATGAAGCAGGAGTTTGAATATTGGTAATTTAGATGCAATGGCCACATTATGCAGAATTTATTTGGAGAGAGCTTTTGAAGAAGGATGGTTTTGTGGTGAATGCAGGCTGGCCAACAGCTGATGCTGCTCCAGATCTCAAACTGAAGAGTTCCAATAAATATCTGCAGCGATCGTTTCGATCAGAAAGTTGGCTAATAAGAGAGGAGGTCCTCCAGTTGCCCATCACAGACAAGCTTGATATATGTAAATGGTTGGAAATCCGAGGACTTGAGTATTCTTCAGAAATAAATTGAGCAGAGCTACTCCAACTTTGCTCCAGACTCCAGATTCAGAACAAAGTTCTGTAGTTCAGTCTtggaattttaaacaaaaaatccaATTCTTGAAGTTTAAGAAAGAGGAAGCAATTGCACTTGGGGCTCAAGCCCTGGATTTGAGATTGCCATTTGGTGAAATTGAGGTTCTTAAGGAAAACTTGGACGTGATCAAGAGACAGATAGGTCTAGAAGATGTGGAAATTTTATCTGCAGTAGATGCCGATTCCTTGGCCAGAGCTGAACCATTAGCTTCTTTACTAAATCAAAATCCTCCTTCACCTGGAAAGCCAACTGCCATCTTTTTAACTCGGTAGCTACTGGGTCTGGGTTAGTATTTGGAATTTTCCCCTTTCTTAAAACTAGTTCAtagttccttcttttttctggGTCATTTAAACAcaactataatttatttttattcgatATAAATGTAGACAAAGATGAGTTACTGAACCTttagtgtaataatttttttttattgacttgatTTGAGGTTTAAAATCCAGATATTGGGACTCAAACAAATATACCCCACATTACCCacattaattgatatgattttTCTGCTTCCAACTTTGCTCGTATATATTGTTTGAATCGCCATCTATCTCATTGATTTCTCAGTGAAGAATTTGTGCTTAGAAGCCAAAATCTTCTAAACTAGCCAACTCACTTTTACACAAAGCCAACCCTTGTTGGTAACAGAGGCAGCCTAAGTTAACAAATATAAgggattgtttatttttataaaatgttttatgaTTTCAATTGTTTTCACATCCAAGTAcaaaaatactatatttttagttaatttttttattataaaaaacttgtataaaaaacaataaattttaaaagtgaaaaaataaacgAAAACGTTTTTTCAAACCAAACTTAAGTACGTATCTAAAAGTTATGGACATACAAAAGGTATCAAAGggtattcttataaattttaaaagaacagAATGAAAGTTGAAGCATTTTATTCTCGATTTGAATCTTTTTGTTTACTTCATTTAGTTATTTTGGTTGCAGCCACTCCAACTTTTGGTATAAATGCTTTTTCACTTTGTCAATGAAGTTAAGATTACAGAAATTTAGGGCCTTTAAACTTTAAACTCAAGGAATGATCATTCTAGTTTAGTTGAGAGTAGTTTTATGAGACTTGTGATAGCTGAGATGAGATGAATTTTAGAACAGTGGATAACCAACACAGAAgttcagagaaaaaaaaaacgagaaATATAGTGATGTTATaagaaaagataagtaaagGATGTTAAATAGGTGTTCGTAATAATGAAGCatttatatatatcattgtTGCTTTATCTATGGTGAAAGAGATTAATCATGGAGTTCCAGCTTTTCGATGGAAACCCATTCTTTGTCGCTGTCTAGACATTTATTTTATGGCAAATGGTTTCAATCTAAACTACGGGCTCTGTTGGAATGACCCCTAACCACTACAGAATTTTAGAACATGGTGCTCGTTATGATCATTTAGTGTAACCTTTTTGTGCTCATTAATTCTCATCCCAATGTTGATAAAAACTAGCCACCTTAAGCTTACCATCACATCTTGCATCAGCTGAATGTCATTTTGTGTTAGCACACGACTTTCTGTTAGTTGCCATCTTACATTCTAGAATCGATTTTATTATACCCCCCTGGCGTCAGCAACAAGATGTGAccttataattttcattctcaGACCCTTTTTACTAGGTCTAAAATCGTTTCACTCGTAGCTTCACCTCAAATTCCACTAAATTTAtaggaattttaattttaatttacatgtAGTCACACTTTTTAGTGTAGAAATACCAACAAAGTTGATTTAATTGCTAAGAAACAGACTCATATTCATAAATAATGTGTTCgattttcattattaatatgTGATCCTTATTGGTAAATAAcatgtaaatattttaataaatattttttaagttttaagatTTATCCTAAATGTGGTGAATACCTAAGATtcagttaaattaatttttttattataactaaaaatgaGACTAATTACATTCacagtgtgtttggataaagaattttaactgaggaaagtaatttatcagagaatttgaatttctgtaatctagaattcattgttaaatttttttttgtaaagaatttaaattttggaaattttaaaacaaaattttaaacaactaaaaatgtaaaatttcaatttccttctaaaagataagaaattaaaattctctttttACAAAAGGATCTTCTAAAAATTTTGCGTATTTTCTTATTAAACTTTATCATCTCTTTTATCTGaaaatttctaaaattcttaaaatattaaaaatttctgaatttaattttttttatccaaatacaaaattttaaaaataaaagaatttcaattaaagtatttaaaattcttaaaatttaaaatttctcaaaattttaaattttccatTCAAACACTCATACATTTTTCTAATCTAAATTTAGTGTGATGAAATGAGACTAATCACACTCTGATTATTTCTTTATCTAAATTTACTATGATGTAATAATAGACTTTGTCATAGATTCTTAAATTACAAGTAATTAAAAGCCTTATCTGACTTGCAAGTGAAAGGAAGAGTTAAATTAATGCTGATGAGTGAAGACATTAATTCCATTCATAACCGACAGGGAGAACAAAGGATGACTCTCACCAAAATATCTAACATCTCACGTTCAAATACTCCAAAGCACTTAAGCAAGTAAAAGCAGCCAAACCGACCACACCGCAAAACAAGCCAAGCCTCGATTTTACAACCTTCAACTTACTGATGAATAACTCTTAAAAACCCAAAGCCTTGTGATCTAGTCACTTCACAATCTACAAACAGCTATAAatgcatacacacacacacacacacaaggtCATTGAGAAAGATAAACCCCAAAACAATCAACAATACTCCTGTTGCTGTGAGAACCGTTGGTGTAGATGCTTTGCAAGCAAAATTTAGAGACCCCAACAATAAAAGCCATGCTTAACACCTACCATGCCTCCAAACTACCATCAAACCAGTGTGGTTCTAGCCTTGTGCAAACAATAGATGCACCTTTACCTCTTGTATGGTCCCTTATAAGGCGCTTTGAGTATCCACAAGGGTACAagctctttgtgaagaagtgcACCCTTCTTGATGGGAATGGTGGCATTGGAAGCGTGCGTGAGGTCATGGTCACATCTGGGTTACCAGCTGGTGTTAGTGTGGAGAGGTTGGACAAGCTCGATGATGATAAGCATGTCTTCAAGTTTAGCATCATTGGTGGTGATCACAGGCTTGTCAATTATAGTTCCACCATTACTTTGCATCAAGAGGAAGAGGAGTACGGGGGAAAGACGGTGGCGATAGAGTCGTACGCGGTGGACGTTCCGGCGGGGAGTACCGTCGACGATACATGCTCTTTTGCTAATACTATCATAGCTTGCAATCTTAGGTCGTTGGCTAAGATCACAGAAGAAATGGTTTGTAAGGCTAATCAAATTAAGGTTTAATACATAAGTaggttccttttttttaatttttaattagtctctaaacttaaaaaaaatgtaatttagtttttaatcttCTACTATTTTTGTAATTGGGTTCTTGGAGTTAATGAAATCGTcacattgttatttttttgagaTGGTTTCAATCCGCCGTAAACTCATTCCAGGAATCCAAGTACAAAAATTGTAAAACATCAAGAATtcaattagtataatttttggtactttagaaacctaattaaaaatttctcaGAACATTTGGGGActgaattgtattttttttatgcaaaagaaaaagataataaaacaaaagaaactaGCCATCTctggagaagaaggttcctaGGGATCAGCAAGAAAATGTGTATTGAGATCTTGCAGGCATTGCATTGATCAATGATAAAAAGATGATACTATGTATTTTAAACCTTAAATTAAGGCTTGCTTAGTTCCTCTTGAGATCATTACCTTATTTGTTGTGATACAATGTTGATTATTGTTTCAAGTCTATTTATAGATTTAACCATTCCTATATTCTAAGATTACCATATGCTTTAATTGTATATGTAGTTTACGGAATGGATTTTTTTGGTCGAGTTTTCATTTGGATGTTTTTCAACGAAAATCTTCCCCATCAAAATCTCATGCCAGTGTTGGTCCTGGGGTTATTTTGAGGAGCGCGTACATGATCCATGGTTGAAGGTGATCCGAAAAAAATTCAatgtgagaagaaaaaaaattattctattttttgtaaCAACTTCATCTTATTGGCTCTTTCAAAACACATTCGATTTCCAAGTTTAAACTTAACCAAGCATTATCGagtataaaatttgtttttatattatctCTGTGGATAGAAAGAATTAGACTCCAACTGATCGAAGAATATTTttggtgaaaataaaataaaataaagctaaTACAATTTAATATCCATCAAAAAATCAAATGCCTGTTCACATGtaatgtctctctctctctctctctctctcacacacacacacacacacacacacacacacacacacacacacacacacacacacacacacaccacacacacacacacacacacacacacacacacacacacacacacacacacacacacacacacacacacacacacacacacacacacacacacacacacatgtataTGTATAAAGTtttatatgtaataaatataccattttcaataaaattgcaTGTCTATTATTGTTTATAAGATATATGTTTATAATACCTAAGATATATGTTTATAATACCTCTACATAAAGTTTCTCTATCTATTATTTCGTTTTAAGTTCTGGATCGACCATGCTTCATGCTGCtccctttttattatttaaattctttctctttttttagttaaaggTTGAGACATCAATAGACAGTAATGCCACGAGAGAAAATCCAAACCTTATTAGTATATATCCTCTTgctcaaatgaaattaaaaattgaatttatttcatattttggaTTCACGTTACATCAATTAGAATTACGTTATTATACTAGCTaatgttattttaaacaaatgttGATACTTCAGTTccatttttaagaaattgattataaatttataattgatttaacGTGTATTTGCTTGCCCGTTTTGGACATGCGTTGAAAGACTTTTTTCAGgtcaatatgaaaaaaatgcagAAGCTGCATTTTGTTTCTTCAAGCTTGACGTGGATCAATAATGTTGGACGCTAGTCTAAACATTctattagaattaaaattgaagcaattttaactattttttgtattaaataaaaaaattatattaaattttattatttcctagtttttaatttaaacaaaaatcacatcacattaaaatgaatttcatttaaaataaatttattcaagATCATCTTTATAAATAcgtatccaaacacactaaacATTTATGAAATCATCATTGTTCCCTTTTTTATGGGTCAATTTTACTTTGCGGTCTACGCTTTGTCTCTTTCAGGCCTACTTCAGCCCAATTCTATCACCTATGCCGTAGCCCAGCTCGATTCTTAGAGCTTTGTTAATTCTTAGCTGTCCTATCTATCCACCACCAAAAAACTTAGTAGACAGTGTACACATCTCTCCAAATAGAATCACCAAAGTATTTCTAtacatctattttattttttttttgtttgaaatacacTAAATATTATGAGAGGAAATTTAATGTAGAGCTCATATCAAATCTTTCCTCCCCTTAATAACCAAGAAAATGAGAGATAAGGGACCAACAACTTTAACTCATGCATGACCTTgtttaaagatttttattttcttttatttttagtgaaaaataatattctaattAGAGACGTAAATGTCTTTATCAGAAAATACAACCCTatctttatttccttttcatatttattttcaaattctttcagttttctctatttttgatttctttgtcaaactaaacaaaatattcatgttctttgtttaaattttctctttttatttctttttcaaaacgAAGTTTtaggatttttatattttaacactttctctattttacatttttttaccctcctttatttctttcttccttttttttaactcatgttttattttttccttctctttctatctttctttctttcctcaTCTCACACCCTTCTATTGGGTGTGGGACAAACATCATTATTAGTTTTAAACAAAATGTATTAACATTGTGTCATCTCAATGTACGACAATACTTTTGGGCATCTCCTTGCCATTTTAGCCCTTGTAGAAGTACGCCATAACCAGGCTTTGATTCTGATATTCGGTTGTAAGTGTGACATACATATTGCTCGACATTAAAATGGGCATAGCCTGCTTAGCCCAAGACGATATGAACAAATGGACCccaaataaagcgaaaaaaaattatgctcgAATATAGGTAATGGGCTAATGGCAGATGTGGAATTCATTTGCCGCAATATCCGTTAAACGTAGATAAtccgtatatatatatagatcacATTATACGCACATAATAAACAGGTTACCCTGCTAACCAAGAATCTCAGTGTAACATTGACTATACTAAGATTGCATGCTTATTACCCTAGGTAATTCTGCAGCCTCTTAACTCATCCAACTCACCAGCATTTTGGCAGAATGCAGATATCAAAAAATACACCGACAAAAACAGAACCATTCAAAACCATATATTCAAACATAGAAAGTAATGACTAATCAAAGGCTTTCATTCAACCTTCAACGGTTAGCTACTATAAGCATATCATCTGGTGagatacaaatcaaacaaatgtCATCAAGAGAGGAACCTGCTATCTATGTAACAAGACACGAAATAATGTTCCAACAACTGAGCTTTACATTGATGCGAGGAAGTACAGAATACTGCCAAATACACTGGAGATAGAAATAAACTAAGTAATCAAAATCCACACTAGATGAACATCATTAACTCTGGCCTACTGTAAACATTGCTATGCTCATCCTCCAAGGCAGGGTATGCTGCTACAAGAGCATCCTGGGCTCCAATATAGAGAGAGTTGTAGATCTTCCAATATACCTCCCTAACTTTTCGTGCAGGGTGGAACAGTCCTTGTAGACAATAATTAAGAACAACAGCGGCTCCCAACGCTACCCTCATCCCTTCAATTGCTTCCATCACTGCATTAATCACATGAGGAGAAGTTTCAAAAATGTTTGGCCAGACATAATTCAACAAATGTACCAGTGCATCCTCACAACCCAAACCAGCCACTCCCAGAGCCATGTGCTTCACAGCAGAAGCAGCTGTCTGCCTGTGAACCAAATCCCTGTCCATAAGCGCATCCTCAAGCAAAGGAGTCACAGCATAGATGTAATCCTTTCCCATTTCACCAATGTACTCAAATAGGAAAGAGAGGGACTTGAGCACACCATTTTGCACATTAAGTTCCGGCACACGATACTCGTTCATCAATGCTGGTAAAACTGTGAAGGGTGAACATGTTTCTGCAACAATTGCAATGGCCACAGTTGTGCAAACACGGTTCTGCCTCTCCTGCACCTTGAGATTATTCAATAGGGTTGCCAAGACATCTTGTGGTCCAATGGCTTTTGCAATATATCCAAAAGTGTTAACTGTAGCTCTACGGATTCCCTTCTTGTGTGCTTTGAGCATCTCAAGCAACTCAAAACAAATCCTCATCCACTCTCTTGCTGGTACAAACTCAGCTCCACGGTCAGCAATCCTACCAACAAGGTCAATACAATTCTCCTGAACTTTCTCGTGCCTATTCTTCAAAATCGGAGTCAACCTGGGAAGTAAATCCTTAATAGGTGGAGTCATCTTTGTCATACCGATAACATTGACAATTGACTTGAGAGCTCCCAGAATTGATCCTAAGACTTCAGGATACTCTTCTCCCAAATACTCATATAAGACAACACCAAGATGACCCATCAATTGTTCCTCATGGCACTGCTTCATGACAACAGCAATCCTTGAAATGAGATCTGCTGCTTGCTGTCTCACCTTTGCACTCTTGTTGTTCAATCGCCACTTGATAGTACCACAAATCTGAGGAAGATATGGTTTCACTCTCTGCCCAAGTGAGTTTACAACTGCACCAAACCCATTAAGCATCACATTAGCGTCGTCACTGGTCTGCTCTTGGAAGGCGTAAAGAATACCATCAATCAGAAGCTCTTCCAGCCGTGCATCAATATCAGATGCCCCCAAGTTAGTAACCACCTTCTCAATAGTCTCCATAACCATACGCCTATAAGGTTCACTCTCATCTTTAAGATCTTCGACAATTCTACCAACAATATCTGCAACACCAACTTTGTTTGCTATCTCCACAGTAGTCTCCACAAGTTGCTTATAGTTTCTTCTATCTAGAGCCATCCTCCTAACCCAGAAATTCCTGAAAAACTCAGGCAGGATATCATTTCTAATATATTC contains the following coding sequences:
- the LOC114387962 gene encoding abscisic acid receptor PYL12-like, whose product is MLCKQNLETPTIKAMLNTYHASKLPSNQCGSSLVQTIDAPLPLVWSLIRRFEYPQGYKLFVKKCTLLDGNGGIGSVREVMVTSGLPAGVSVERLDKLDDDKHVFKFSIIGGDHRLVNYSSTITLHQEEEEYGGKTVAIESYAVDVPAGSTVDDTCSFANTIIACNLRSLAKITEEMVCKANQIKV